The Patescibacteria group bacterium sequence CTTCTACCGCACGAGATAGCTGTGACAAGGCAAGTACCGGAATATCAAGTTCACGGGCAATTTGTTTCAAAGAACGAGAGATAGCTGATATTTCTTGGACACGATTTTCAGTCTTGGTACTACCTTCCATAAGTTGTAGATAGTCAATCACCAAAAAACCTAGATTGTGTTCCATTTTTAGACGGCGAGCCTTGGTACGTATTTCCATAACATTGGCATTTGGAGAATCGTCAATAAATATTGGCGCTTCAGATAGTATGCCCATGGCTCGACCAATACGAGGGAAATCATCATCTTCTTCTCTGTCGGACAATTTGCCGGTACGCATTTTCCAAAGATCTACCTCAGCTTCAGCAGATAGCAGTCTGTCCACTAGTTGTTCTTTACTCATTTCCAGTGAAAATATACCGACAGGCACTCTGGCTCTGATAGCTACATTTCGGACCAAATCTAGAGCCAGAGTAGTTTTTCCCAGTGATGGCCTAGCAGCTAGTATTATCAGATCAGAATTTTGAAAACCAGATAGTTTGTTGTCCAAATCACGGAAGCCAGTCGGGACACCTCTAGTACCTTTGCCGCCGGATTTGTGTAGTTCATCAATACGATTGAAAGTATCGGTCAAAATATTTTTGATTGGTATAAAGTTTTTTTTGAGAGATTCTTGAGAAATAGCAAAAAGTTTTTGCTCAGCTTTGTCCAGCAATTTGGCTACATCTTCGTCTTGAGAAAAACTAAATTCAGATATTTCTGCCGCGGCTTGTTCTAGGCGACGCAGAGTGGATTTCTTTTGTATAATATCGGCGTATGATTCTACATGAGAAGAGTTGGGCACTGAAGCAGTCAGCTCGGCCAGATAGGCTTTACCACCAATACTCTCCAGTTGTTTTTTTTCATCCAAGCGGTTACCAACCGACAAGATATCAATTGGGTCATGTTTTTCAAATAAATCCAAAATAGCCTGATATATCAGACCATTACCATCTTTATAAAAATCAGTAGGACGCAAAGTATCACCAACTTTTATGACGGCCTCTTTATCTAGGAGTAAGGCTCCTAAAAGTGAGGATTCAGCTTCTAGATTTTGCGGGGGAATTTTGGTCATGCTTTTTTACTTGTAAAATCAGCTTACCTTATCTGGGCTTATTTTTCAAGGCTTATTTATTGACAATTTATAAACACCTTGAGTCAGCTCAGTGCGGGGTAAATAAAAAAACAGCCGATTGGCTGATATTATAAGTGGTGCGCCCAGTAGGATTCGAACCTACGACCGTCTGCTTAAAAGGCAGCTGCTCTACCAGGCTGAGCTATAGGCGCGTATGAAAATTGAAATTGATTGTAAATAAATACTAGAGAGCCTAATATCGCTAATTAGCGAAGCCTGGAAGGCTGCCTGCCCCGTAGCTTTAGCGTAGCGGGGAGCTTATAGGCGCAAAAGCAAAATTACGAGGCTTAGTATATGGTATTTTGGCTGTTTTGTCAATATCTACATTTGCTCAGGTGCTTCAATTCCCAATAACTTTAGGCCTTTAGCCAAGGTCTCTTGGGTTAATAGAGAAATATTTAGCCTAATTTGTTTAGTATTATCATCTTCGGCATTTAAGACAGAGTGATGCTGATAAAAATTATTATAACTTTTGGCTAATTCAAAAAGATATTGATTGATCAGACTGGGATTATATTCTTTGGCACTTTTTAAAGTGATATGAGGAAATTGTAAGATAGTTTTGACCAGTTTTTTTTCTTCAGTATTAAAATGACTGGTTTCGAGGTTCTTTATTTTTTTTATTTGTC is a genomic window containing:
- the dnaB gene encoding replicative DNA helicase, translated to MTKIPPQNLEAESSLLGALLLDKEAVIKVGDTLRPTDFYKDGNGLIYQAILDLFEKHDPIDILSVGNRLDEKKQLESIGGKAYLAELTASVPNSSHVESYADIIQKKSTLRRLEQAAAEISEFSFSQDEDVAKLLDKAEQKLFAISQESLKKNFIPIKNILTDTFNRIDELHKSGGKGTRGVPTGFRDLDNKLSGFQNSDLIILAARPSLGKTTLALDLVRNVAIRARVPVGIFSLEMSKEQLVDRLLSAEAEVDLWKMRTGKLSDREEDDDFPRIGRAMGILSEAPIFIDDSPNANVMEIRTKARRLKMEHNLGFLVIDYLQLMEGSTKTENRVQEISAISRSLKQIARELDIPVLALSQLSRAVEARSPAIPKLADLRESGSIEQDADIVMFIYRKAKDKSRECPEEERHIAEIHIDKHRNGPTGMSRLFFDENKVSFKNLDTEYQGADISTPSGDEIPVPNFDNKSPSHKQNDQQSDMGWQNIP